From a region of the Gemmatimonadota bacterium genome:
- a CDS encoding S1 RNA-binding domain-containing protein, whose protein sequence is MPAYVWDFLLDARDSGAIIPGRILRACAGGASVDVMGVVAFMPKFHSTVSHVPDRWDVALETGETHPIRVIEVDAGNEVVVSRRAALITDDAWEAVRDAHEARKTVDGRIVKAVKNGYIVNVLDAEGYLSDIGLSRELRREGTERLLGREVELKIIRVQDGQRRVVVSQRAVGVSDEMWERLIELRRSQVTVWVKLVDALPSGDGLVDLFGVEALVRDRNPEHLWPHPPWSARDHLGTVIPVRLVDLDEGSRGALASRNAALVSNEDWSGFTEIHRRGDEVEFTVAQILDQGFRSDLGGVPAFLPHSQADPGIRELAVEDQVGSSVRARISGIDHKERVVWLTCNANSKLRQEILRNRLANELLPGQVREAQVKRIITYGAFVDLGGVDALLHRSEMAWYRVDDPTDEVNEGEIIDVKVLSIDEEKGQVSVGRKQLLPDPWRGAMRKYPVGRRAAGKVGRITRYGILVDLEVGVTGLVHQSNIDWSSRQDPPRERGFEPEETIEVVVLGIEVETRRISLGAKQLTVDPWILREPSFTPGTRVVGRVATVVPFGAFLEVEPEMDGLVHLSDISWEEEPTEALKALLEGDDLEVVILSFDSMERRLALGLKQVTGTIPDLDRYMAETRALIAEPSETDDEAPEPAQGRPGVETPARTPTKASPIRPEAA, encoded by the coding sequence GTGCCCGCCTATGTCTGGGATTTTCTGCTTGACGCCCGGGATTCGGGTGCGATAATACCGGGAAGGATCTTGAGGGCTTGCGCGGGCGGCGCCTCGGTGGACGTGATGGGCGTGGTGGCTTTCATGCCGAAATTCCACAGCACCGTCAGCCACGTCCCGGACAGATGGGATGTCGCGCTGGAGACCGGAGAGACGCACCCCATAAGGGTGATCGAGGTCGATGCCGGGAACGAGGTCGTGGTCTCGCGAAGAGCGGCTCTGATCACCGACGACGCGTGGGAAGCGGTCCGCGACGCGCACGAGGCTCGAAAGACCGTCGACGGCAGGATTGTGAAGGCGGTCAAGAACGGCTACATCGTCAACGTACTGGACGCGGAGGGCTACCTCTCGGACATCGGTCTGAGTCGGGAGCTGCGCCGCGAGGGAACGGAGCGCCTGCTGGGGCGCGAGGTCGAGTTGAAGATCATTCGCGTCCAGGATGGACAGCGACGGGTGGTGGTCTCGCAGCGGGCGGTCGGGGTGAGCGACGAGATGTGGGAGAGGCTGATCGAGCTCCGACGCTCGCAGGTGACGGTATGGGTGAAACTCGTCGACGCGCTGCCCAGCGGCGACGGCCTCGTCGATCTCTTCGGGGTCGAAGCCCTGGTCCGCGACCGTAATCCCGAACATCTTTGGCCGCACCCGCCTTGGTCGGCCCGAGACCACCTGGGCACGGTCATCCCGGTCCGCCTCGTCGATCTCGATGAAGGCTCGAGGGGTGCGCTCGCGTCACGAAACGCCGCGCTCGTCTCCAACGAAGATTGGTCCGGATTCACCGAAATCCACCGGCGTGGCGACGAAGTGGAATTCACGGTCGCCCAGATCCTCGACCAGGGGTTCCGCAGCGACTTGGGCGGCGTTCCCGCGTTCCTGCCGCACTCTCAGGCCGATCCGGGAATCCGGGAGCTAGCTGTCGAGGACCAGGTGGGCAGCTCGGTCCGCGCCAGAATCAGCGGGATCGATCACAAGGAAAGGGTCGTATGGCTGACCTGCAACGCCAACAGCAAGCTCAGGCAGGAGATTCTGCGCAACAGGCTCGCCAACGAGCTTCTGCCCGGCCAGGTGCGTGAAGCCCAGGTGAAACGCATCATCACCTACGGAGCCTTCGTCGACCTCGGCGGCGTGGACGCTCTCCTGCACCGCTCCGAAATGGCGTGGTACAGGGTGGACGATCCCACGGACGAGGTCAACGAGGGCGAGATCATCGACGTCAAAGTGCTGAGCATCGACGAGGAGAAGGGCCAGGTGTCGGTCGGTCGCAAGCAACTGCTTCCGGATCCCTGGCGCGGCGCGATGCGGAAGTACCCCGTCGGGCGCCGAGCCGCCGGCAAGGTCGGAAGGATAACGAGGTACGGCATTCTGGTCGACCTGGAGGTGGGCGTGACCGGTCTCGTCCATCAAAGCAACATCGATTGGTCGTCCCGACAGGACCCGCCTCGAGAGAGGGGGTTCGAACCGGAAGAGACGATCGAGGTCGTGGTGCTCGGAATCGAGGTCGAGACGCGGAGAATCTCTCTGGGCGCGAAGCAGCTCACCGTCGATCCGTGGATACTCCGGGAACCGTCGTTCACCCCGGGCACGAGAGTGGTCGGCAGGGTGGCCACGGTGGTACCTTTCGGAGCCTTCCTCGAGGTGGAGCCGGAGATGGACGGGCTGGTTCACCTCAGCGACATTTCGTGGGAAGAGGAGCCCACCGAAGCCTTGAAGGCGCTTCTCGAGGGAGACGACCTGGAGGTGGTCATACTCAGCTTCGATTCGATGGAACGCCGACTCGCGCTCGGACTCAAGCAGGTGACCGGGACCATACCCGACCTTGATCGCTACATGGCGG